The following proteins are encoded in a genomic region of Magnolia sinica isolate HGM2019 chromosome 1, MsV1, whole genome shotgun sequence:
- the LOC131242766 gene encoding protein TIFY 5A-like, whose product MGRNCNLELRLLPAGVDADYTSPDSSQSSNEESVKNSQQLTIFYNGRICICDVTEFQAREIICLANREMHEKLTAHHTDLLRPSQRPQPHAPALSMKRSLQRFLQKRKSRILATSPYKQ is encoded by the exons ATGGGTAGGAATTGCAACTTGGAGCTTCGACTTCTTCCGGCCGGCGTCGATGCTGATTACACGTCTCCAGATTCAAGCCAATCATC GAACGAAGAGTCAGTCAAAAACTCACAGCAACTGACGATTTTTTATAATGGCCGGATTTGCATCTGCGATGTGACGGAGTTTCAG GCTAGGGAGATCATATGCCTTGCGAATCGAGAAATGCATGAAAAACTAACAGCCCATCATACGGACCTTCTTCGGCCATCTCAGCGGCCTCAACCTCATGCTCCCGCTCTTTCAATGAAGAGATCTTTGCAGCGGTTCCTACAAAAGAGGAAGAGTAGGATTCTGGCAACTTCCCCTTACAAGCAATAG